TTACCTAATTGACCAATATTATTAAATGGTAATGTTTGACCACTTGCTGAATAAGCTTCATTTAAAATTAAAGCATACTCAGTTGCATTTAAATAATCAAGTTTTTTTGTTGTTTGTTGAAAAGCAGCATATGTATCATACTTTATAGTTGCTTTTTTATTTTTCTTTCCAATCTTAGTAGTAACTAACACAACTCCATTTGCACCTTTTATACCATAAATAGCTGCTTGTGCATCTTTTAATACAGTTATTGATTCAATATCATTTGGGTTGATACTATTTAAATCACCTTCATAACCATCAACAATAGTTAATGGCTGGTTATTTGTGTTAGAACTAACACCCCTAATCAAAATATTAACTTTTGCTCCAGGTGCACCAGAAGAAAGGTTTACTGCAACACCAGATGTTGTACCCTGTAATGCACTTGTAGCATCAATTGGTTTTAAAGCTTCTAGAGTTTCTTCACCTACAATAGATACAGATCCCGTAACGTCCTTTCTCTTTTGTTTACCATATCCAACTACAATAATCTCGTCTAACGATTCTGCCGACTCTTCTAAAGAAACATTTAACGTTTGACTATTAACTACCACTTCTTTAATGGCATATCCTAAATAATTAAAGACAAGAGTTACTCCCCTATCTACTTTAGATAGACTATACAGCCCATCAAAATCAGTTTCAGTACCAACGACTGTTCCTTTAATTATTATACTTACTCCAGGCAATGGATCGCCTGTTTTAGCATCCTTTACAACTCCCTTTACATTTAGAGTTTGTGCAGTTGCACAAAAACCTACGAATAGAAGGAATAACAATGTGATTTTTTTTCTCATGAATTAAGGTATTTATTATTTGAGATTAAAATTATAGTTAATTATTAGTTAAATGATAAAAACAACCAATACAAAAAGTATACATCTTAAAGAAAAAAGGATAAAAACACCAAATCAACAATAAATATAGGGCTCTACAACGTGTAATTAATTAACTAAAAAGTATACATTTTTAACCTTGTTGTGGTAATGTAGTGGTTAAATAAGCGGGTGTTGGGGAATTATATTTCTAAGATGTAATTTGTTAAGTTAGAATCATGAGGCAAGTCCATCTTTTTTCTTAATCTGTACCTTTTTACCTCTACACTTCTTGGAGATATATTAAGTAAAGGAGCTATTTCTTTTGAAGATAAATTTAACCTTAGGTATGCACAGAGCCTTAAATCGTTTGGTGTTAACCCTGGGTGCTTATCTTTTACTTTCTTAAGAAAGTTCTTGTCAGCATTGTTAAATGCCTCTTGAAACATTTTCCAGTCATCTGTATTGTTTAAGTTCTTATCAATAATCTTAACTACAGATGTTATACTTTTATCTCCACCGTTAATTAGTTCTAATTTTATCGTATTTAAGAAATCATTTTTCTTTATAATATTCATCGTAGAGGTTGCTAGTTCTCTATTCTTACTTTCTATATCACTCCTTAACTTATCGTTATTTAGTTTTATAATCTGCTGTGAGCTTTCTAATTCTTTTAATTCTGAATCTTTTTGGGCTTTTTCGAGTAATTCTTCTCTTTGCTTTTTATAATATCTTTTTGATGCAATGTGTACTAAATAAAACGCTAATAATGATAATATGACATAAAGCGTTATTAATGTATTCGATAGATACCAAGGTCTTTCTATTATAAAACTAAAAGCAGCTTCATTTACACTTACTTCTCCCCCAACAATAGCTCTAACTTTAAAAGTATAACTACCATAAGAAACGTTTTCAAATAAAACTGAATTAGAATCTGTAGGAATACTCCACTGTTTACTTTTACCTAATAAACGATACTGGTACTTTATGTTTGTTATTTTATTATAATTTGGAACACTATAAAAGAATTGAAAGTTATTTTCATTAGATGAAAATTTCTTCTTTAAAGACAAGTTCACTTTCGTTTTGGGGTTATCAAAAATAAAGTTATTTACATTATTAATTTCTACATTAAAACCTCCTGGACCATTTAAGTTGTTTAAGTTAACTAAAACATACCCATTAGAAGTCCCTATAAGATATTTTTCATTTTCAATATGAATAATATTTTCATAACCATACGTTGCTCTGGGCATAGAAGCTGAAACTGGTATACTTTTTATTGTTGGCTTATCACTTAATTTTCCTGGTATTAAATATTTAATATCTTCCTTTGAAAAAGACCAAAGCATATTATTTGATTTATTAAAAGCCAATTCACCAGAAATAAAGTTGTCTTCAGAAATCAATTGACTATATATATTGTCTCTTATAAAAACATCCTTTTTTTTATCATATAAGAAAACACCTCTCTTACTTGAATATAAAATTTTATCTTGATAAGAAATTAAACAGGAATGAAGCCCTTTAGCAAGAGACTCCTCTTTACTAATAGCCACAACTTTTCTATAATCTTGATCTAAGGTTAACTTAAAAACCCCTTTATATTCATGATTTACAAAAAATTTATTTGAATCATAATTAACAAAATACTTACTAGAATTATTAAAACCAGCTATTTTATTTCTTAATCTCCAAGTATTATTCTTTTTTTCAAGGATATACAATCCATCATAACAACCTTGAATAATCTTATTTTCATCAATTTGTTTTAACCTCCAAGTACCTTGCTTATTAAAAATTAGTTTTGATTTATTTTTATCAATCAAAAAAGTACCTGAATCATGTCCACAAAAAAGTGAATTATCAATAATATCTAAACTCCAAACTTGTCCTTGTGTATTTTCAATAAGTTTAAAACTGTCTTTAGATTCATTATTTCGGTAAAACAAACCTTGATTTGTACCTAAGTATAAATTACCCTCAAAGACTATTGACGAATAAACAGTACCAATAAAATCACTTTTCTTATTATAAATTCTGAAAGGAGAATTACTATTAATACAGTTAATTCCATTATCTAAACCTAACCAAATATTACTATCATTATCCTCAAAAACAGATAGCAACGTATTATTATTTAAACCCGATCCTTGTGTTATTTGGTAATTAACAGCACCATCACTATTTAAATATATAAAACCATCAGAAATTGTACCTAAGGCATAATCATTATTTTTTAACAATTTTGCGCTATAAACTGTTACATTTTTAAGAATTGATTCAGATGGAGTTTCCCATTTTGAGAGTTCATTTCCTTCTAAATAGAAGAACCCTGATTTTTGAGTAAGAAATAGTAATTTACCTTCTTTTTTAAAGATTTCTACTATAATATTTTCTTTTAAAATTTGATGATCAGAAACTAACTTCGGAACACCATTTTCAATTTTAAAAACACCTTTATTACCTTCTTGAAAATAAATAACATCATTTACTTTTGATAAAATATAAAGTCTAAATTCTGAATTTATAATCTTAACTTCATTTGTTTCTAAATTGTAGAGATAAATCCTTTCTAAAGATTTAAAAAGTACCCAACCATCAATTTCTAAGATACTCCAAATCTGCTCATCTTCTAGCATTTGGATATGCTGCTTCTTTACAATAGAATTAAACACCAATTCTCCATAATCGTTTTTTTTCCAAAAACCAAAATCCATGTAAAAACCAGTGTAGATTTTATCACCCAAAACCTTAACAGACCTCATTATGGTTTCATTTGGCGTAGGATATAACTGCCAAATTGCACCATTAAATTCTAATAAACCTTTATTATTGGCTACATAAATAAATTTATTTTCAGATTGTGATATTGCCCAGTTTTGGTTTTCAGCTTTATAATCTTTAGCTGTATAGGTCTTAATTGGCGGTAATTCTTGAGCAATACTTGAAAAAGAAATTAAAAGAAATAAAAAAATAATTCTATACATAATTGGTAACTCAATGTTCAGTTACCAATTTACACAAAATATCACAAAATAAAGATAAAATTTACGACTTGTATGGTTTTTGTATAGGTAAGAAAGACCCATTCAAAATTAACAAACTAACTCTTTTGCTTAATACTAATAGCAATTCCTCCTCCTTCAGCTAAATGAAAATTTAGTTTAGAAGTGTTTTGTAATTCTATAGTTTGAAACTCAATATCTAATGGATTTTTATCCCAATGAGCATTTTTCCCATCTTTATAAATCTTAGCTTCATACAATTGATCAGCATCTAAAAAGCTAAAATCGACTTCTATTTCTCTTGAGTTTTCATCTGTAATACTCCCTAAAAACCAATTACCAGTTGTACGTTCTTTTCTTGCGATTGTAACAAACTCGCCAACTTCTCCTCCTAAAACTTTTGTTTTAGACCAATCTACACCAACATCTTTAATAAATTGTAACGGTTTTGGGTTTGCTTCATAATGTTCTACTAAATCTGCAGCCATTTGAACAGGACTATAAATAACGACGTATAAAGCAAGTTGATGCGCCAAAGTTGTATTTACTTGATTCTCCTTTTTATACGCATCAAATTTAATATTAAAGATTCCTGGAGTAAAATCTATAGGTCCTGCTAACATTCGTGTAAAAGCTACAATTGGCAGGTGCTCTGGCGGGTTCCCTCCATCTCCAGACCAAGCATTAAACTCTTGTCCACGTAAACCTTCTCTAGAAATAATATTAGGATATGTTCTTCTTAAACCAGTTGCTTTTATAGGTTCATGTGCATTTACAGCAACTTGATATTTTGCCGCTTTTATAGCTGCATTGTTATATTGATTTACCATATATTGTCCATGATGGTATTCGCCTTTTGGTAAAATCTTACCAACATAACCAGATTTCACTGCATGCATTCCATATTTCTGCATTAAAGCGTATGCAGCGTCTTGTTGCTTTTCATATGTTTTTGTTGCTGCAGAAGTTTCATGATGCATAATAATTTCTACACCTTTAGATTTTGCATATTTAGAAATTTCATCAAAATTATAATCTGGATAAGGTGTAACAAAATCGAAAACTCCTTCTCTATCTTCAAAACCAATCCAACGTTCCCAACCAGTATTCCAACCTTCTACTAAAACACCTCCAATATTATTTTTTGCAGAAAAATCAATAAAACGTTTTACATTTTCTGTTGTTGCTCCATGTTTTCCATGTGCTTTACCTGTATCTGTCCATTTTCCATCAACCATTTCCATACCATAATCCCAAGAAGATTTCCCTAAATGCATTTCCCACCAAACACCTGTATATTTCATTGGCTTAAACCAAGAAACATCTCCTAATTTATTAGGCTCGTTTAAATTTACAATTAAGTTCGATTCAATTAAATCGGGCGCATTTTCTGTAATCTGAATCGTTCTCCAAGGAGTATTAAAAGGCAAAGTTCTTTTTACTTTATAAGTTGTATTTCTAGAACCAACTAAACTACTTTTAAAAGATAGATTTTTAGGATCTACTTTTAAAGTCATCCCAGAATAATCTACCAAAGCCGCTTCATGAAAACTTAAATGAATACCATCTTTACTAACTAAAGTTACAGGTGTATTAACAGCGTTTTCTGGAATACTTGTCTGCGCTAAGGCACTATTTACTTTATAATTTTTTGCGTCAATTTCTGATAACATTGTTGTACTATACAAATGCTCATAAATATCCCAATCTCCAGGAATCCAGAAGGTTTTATAGTCTTCTGTTAAATTGAATTGTGTATTCTCTTCTGTTATGAAAGCTTCTTTAAAATTGTCTTGTTTTGGAAATTCATATCTAAAACCAACTCCATCATTATAGACTTTAAAAACAATGTTTAACTTTCTTTTTAAGTCTGATTTTTCTTGAAGCTCAACTCGTAATTCATTGTAATAATTAACAACATCTAACTGTTCTCCCCAAGGCATTTGCCAGGTTTCATTAAATGCTTTTGTTGACGATTTAATGACTTCAAAATTATCAACAAATGACTTACTCTTTTCAAAATCAAAACCTAAAGACGATTTTTTTATAATCGATTTATCTTTAAATAAAACGGTATAAAAAGGTTTTCCTTTTTCATCTAAAGAAAACTCTAGAGAAATTGCTTCATCCGGAGAAACCAAAACTGTTTCTGGTTCAGCCCAACAAGATGATAAACTTGCACAAATAACAATCAAAAAAAATCTGATTTTCATAACTTATTTCTTTTCTAATAAAACAACCGTATCTTTTGATGAAAAACGAACTTTACCGTCTTTAACTTCTAAAGTTTGATTAGAATAAAAATCATTTACTTTTTCGCCATTCTCAAAGATTGAAGAAACAGTAATTTCTTTATTCCCTTTTGGCAAATTAAGTCCGATTACAACTTTATCATTATTCCGAACTCTAGAAAAAACCAATCCATTTTCTTCAGAAATTAATTCATGTTTTCCTGCTCCAACAGCCATATGATTTGCTCTAAATTGACCCAATTTTTGCCAATAATTTAGAATATTCTTTGTTTCTTCATTATTGTTAATATCATCCCAATTCATAAAAGAACGTAAAGTTGCATCTCCAACTGTACCTTTTATCGTTAAATTTCTTGAAGATTCATCGCCATAATAAACTTGTGAAGTTCCAGGAGTTAACAATAACATTGTTGCTGTTTTGTATGGTAATTTTCTTTCTTTATCAAACGGTTGACCATCATCATGTGAAGTCATATAATTTAATACACCATACCCTTTTAAACCGTTTTGAAGAATTGTATCATATTTATGAAATACATCTTTTTCAGACATTTGTTTCGCATTCCATTTAATTTCAAAATTGATTAAACTATTAAATGCTTTGTCAAAATAATTAACCTTTTTGTTTCCAAAATTAAATGCTTTTCCATCAGAAATGGCATAATTATACACTTCACCAACCAAATAAAAGTTATTATTATCTAATACTTTGTCTCTGTTATTTTTTTTGTATTCTGCAAAAGCATAATCACATTCTTGTTTAAATTCTTGCCACACAAATTCTTCTGTATGTTTTACTGTATCTACTCTGTAACCATCAATACCAAATTCTGTAATATAATCTGTTAACCATTTCATTATATAGAAACGTGGCGCTCTAGGGTGACCAGTTCTTGCAAAGAATTCTTCTAACTCTTGAACTTCTTGTTTATAACGTCCTTCAGCTTTCCATTTTGCAATTAATTCTTTTGGTAACGCTACACTTTCATCACTTTCTGTTTTAATATCTGGTAAATTTTTAACCAACGTACAGCTTACGGTGTTTTCGTAATTATTGTAAGAACATTGTGGGCCAGTTCTTACCCAATCACTTGGCCAAACAGGATCTTTACTTGTTACAGGACCCGTGTGATTAATTACAGCATCTAACAAAACTCTAATTCCGTTTTTATGAGCAATTGTAACCAATTCTTTTAAGTCTTCTTTTGTTCCAAAATTTGGATCGATTTTAGACCAATCTCTAGTCCAATACCCATGAAAACCATAAGATAAACCAGTTCCTTCGTCTACTCCACCATGAATCTGCTCTACAATTGGCGTCATCCAAATGGCATTAATTCCTAGTTTTGTAAAATAACCTTCTTTAATTTTTTGGGTAATACCTTTTATATCTCCACCTTCAAAACCACGAAGTTTTCCAGTTTCTTTAGTTCTATCAAAATTAATATCATTGCTTGTGTCTCCATTATTAAAACGGTCTGTTAACAAGAAATAAATGTTTGCTCCTTCCCAGACAAACTCTTTTGTTTCCATTTTAGCTATTTTTTTTGTTGATGTAGTTTCTTTACAGCTAATTAATGCTATTAAACTGATAATAAAAATGATATTTTTCATAATTACTTTTTTTATTTTTTAACTTTTAAAATGAACGATTCTAATGGTTTAACATCTACTCTAAGTTTCGCTTGATTATTTTTAACAACTAAAGTGGTAACATATCTTTTATACAATTGATCTTCTAACGTATATTCACCATCTTTTAAGTTCCATTTTTCAATAATATCTTGTGGTAAACCTAAATCGAAACCGTACGTATTTTCTGAGTTAAAGTTAGAAACAATAATTAATTTCTCATCAGCACTCCAACGTACAAAAGACAATACTTTATCATTGTACCATTCTGTATTTTCACTATTAAATTGATGAATATCTTGATATTCACCCATCAAAGCATCGCTTTTAATTGTAAAGTTTAACAAACGCTTGTAAAAATCTCTTAATTCTAATTCTTCCTTAGTAGACTGTCCTCCATCAAACTTTTTATCATTTACCCATCTTTGAAAAGAAGGAACCCCAACATAATCAAAAATTGAAGTTCTAGATGGTGTTCCAAAACCTGCGTCTTCAGATCCATCTTCACCAAATTCTTGTCCAAAATAAACCATCGTTGGTGCAGTAGAAATAGTTGTAGAAACAACCATTGCTGGTTTGGCTTTAACAGCACTTCCTGCAAACTCAGGACTAGCAATTCTTTGCTCATCATGATTTTCTAAAAAGTGCAACATATTATGCTCAATATCTTTTAAATCTTCTTGAATTGGAGGAATATGATCCGTTAATCCATCACCTTGCATAATGTGTTTTATAGTATCATACAACTGAACTTTATCATATAAATAATCCATTTTTCCTTTTCTAATGTAATCTCTATACATTTGTGGATTATACACTTCTGCTAATAAAAAAGCATTTGGATTTTTCATTTTTATAGCTGAGTTCATAAAACTCCAAAACTCAACAGGCACCATTTCTGCCATGTCATATCTAAAACCATCAACTCCTTTTTCTAACCAATACAAAGCAATATCTCTAAACTTCACCCAAGAATTGGGTACTGTTTTATCTTGCCAAAAAGCAAAATGCTTTTTATAATCTTCATTTTCAAAACCTGATGGTAATTCATCAAAATCTTTTTTCCCTTCTGGAGAAATACCATAATTTACTTTTACAGTTTCGTACCAATCATAAAAATTAGGCTTTGGAGATCGCGAACCATTCCCTGTCCATTTTGCAGGGTTTTCATCAAATTCTCTATCAGATAAAGGATGACTTTCACCTCCTAAAGGTGAATAGTCATTTAAATAATCAGGAACTTCAAATTCTTTCTTCGGATTGTAATAAAAATTATTATTTACATCATAAATAACTGTTTTATCAT
The window above is part of the Polaribacter sp. SA4-12 genome. Proteins encoded here:
- a CDS encoding glycoside hydrolase family 97 protein gives rise to the protein MKIRFFLIVICASLSSCWAEPETVLVSPDEAISLEFSLDEKGKPFYTVLFKDKSIIKKSSLGFDFEKSKSFVDNFEVIKSSTKAFNETWQMPWGEQLDVVNYYNELRVELQEKSDLKRKLNIVFKVYNDGVGFRYEFPKQDNFKEAFITEENTQFNLTEDYKTFWIPGDWDIYEHLYSTTMLSEIDAKNYKVNSALAQTSIPENAVNTPVTLVSKDGIHLSFHEAALVDYSGMTLKVDPKNLSFKSSLVGSRNTTYKVKRTLPFNTPWRTIQITENAPDLIESNLIVNLNEPNKLGDVSWFKPMKYTGVWWEMHLGKSSWDYGMEMVDGKWTDTGKAHGKHGATTENVKRFIDFSAKNNIGGVLVEGWNTGWERWIGFEDREGVFDFVTPYPDYNFDEISKYAKSKGVEIIMHHETSAATKTYEKQQDAAYALMQKYGMHAVKSGYVGKILPKGEYHHGQYMVNQYNNAAIKAAKYQVAVNAHEPIKATGLRRTYPNIISREGLRGQEFNAWSGDGGNPPEHLPIVAFTRMLAGPIDFTPGIFNIKFDAYKKENQVNTTLAHQLALYVVIYSPVQMAADLVEHYEANPKPLQFIKDVGVDWSKTKVLGGEVGEFVTIARKERTTGNWFLGSITDENSREIEVDFSFLDADQLYEAKIYKDGKNAHWDKNPLDIEFQTIELQNTSKLNFHLAEGGGIAISIKQKS
- a CDS encoding alpha-amylase family glycosyl hydrolase, whose amino-acid sequence is MRKINSVLSVLVLSIVIGCSTDKVSEKKMMSTSTKKKTVVYQVFTRLFGNTNTTNKPWGTIEENGVGKFNDFTDKALTEIKDLGVTHIWYTGVPHHDVIRDYTKFGISNDDPDVVKGRAGSPYAVKDYYNVNPDLAENVANRLKEFEALIARSHKNELKVIIDIVPNHVARNYESVSNPEGTKDFGADDDKTVIYDVNNNFYYNPKKEFEVPDYLNDYSPLGGESHPLSDREFDENPAKWTGNGSRSPKPNFYDWYETVKVNYGISPEGKKDFDELPSGFENEDYKKHFAFWQDKTVPNSWVKFRDIALYWLEKGVDGFRYDMAEMVPVEFWSFMNSAIKMKNPNAFLLAEVYNPQMYRDYIRKGKMDYLYDKVQLYDTIKHIMQGDGLTDHIPPIQEDLKDIEHNMLHFLENHDEQRIASPEFAGSAVKAKPAMVVSTTISTAPTMVYFGQEFGEDGSEDAGFGTPSRTSIFDYVGVPSFQRWVNDKKFDGGQSTKEELELRDFYKRLLNFTIKSDALMGEYQDIHQFNSENTEWYNDKVLSFVRWSADEKLIIVSNFNSENTYGFDLGLPQDIIEKWNLKDGEYTLEDQLYKRYVTTLVVKNNQAKLRVDVKPLESFILKVKK
- a CDS encoding helix-turn-helix and ligand-binding sensor domain-containing protein gives rise to the protein MYRIIFLFLLISFSSIAQELPPIKTYTAKDYKAENQNWAISQSENKFIYVANNKGLLEFNGAIWQLYPTPNETIMRSVKVLGDKIYTGFYMDFGFWKKNDYGELVFNSIVKKQHIQMLEDEQIWSILEIDGWVLFKSLERIYLYNLETNEVKIINSEFRLYILSKVNDVIYFQEGNKGVFKIENGVPKLVSDHQILKENIIVEIFKKEGKLLFLTQKSGFFYLEGNELSKWETPSESILKNVTVYSAKLLKNNDYALGTISDGFIYLNSDGAVNYQITQGSGLNNNTLLSVFEDNDSNIWLGLDNGINCINSNSPFRIYNKKSDFIGTVYSSIVFEGNLYLGTNQGLFYRNNESKDSFKLIENTQGQVWSLDIIDNSLFCGHDSGTFLIDKNKSKLIFNKQGTWRLKQIDENKIIQGCYDGLYILEKKNNTWRLRNKIAGFNNSSKYFVNYDSNKFFVNHEYKGVFKLTLDQDYRKVVAISKEESLAKGLHSCLISYQDKILYSSKRGVFLYDKKKDVFIRDNIYSQLISEDNFISGELAFNKSNNMLWSFSKEDIKYLIPGKLSDKPTIKSIPVSASMPRATYGYENIIHIENEKYLIGTSNGYVLVNLNNLNGPGGFNVEINNVNNFIFDNPKTKVNLSLKKKFSSNENNFQFFYSVPNYNKITNIKYQYRLLGKSKQWSIPTDSNSVLFENVSYGSYTFKVRAIVGGEVSVNEAAFSFIIERPWYLSNTLITLYVILSLLAFYLVHIASKRYYKKQREELLEKAQKDSELKELESSQQIIKLNNDKLRSDIESKNRELATSTMNIIKKNDFLNTIKLELINGGDKSITSVVKIIDKNLNNTDDWKMFQEAFNNADKNFLKKVKDKHPGLTPNDLRLCAYLRLNLSSKEIAPLLNISPRSVEVKRYRLRKKMDLPHDSNLTNYILEI
- a CDS encoding alpha-amylase family glycosyl hydrolase, with amino-acid sequence MKNIIFIISLIALISCKETTSTKKIAKMETKEFVWEGANIYFLLTDRFNNGDTSNDINFDRTKETGKLRGFEGGDIKGITQKIKEGYFTKLGINAIWMTPIVEQIHGGVDEGTGLSYGFHGYWTRDWSKIDPNFGTKEDLKELVTIAHKNGIRVLLDAVINHTGPVTSKDPVWPSDWVRTGPQCSYNNYENTVSCTLVKNLPDIKTESDESVALPKELIAKWKAEGRYKQEVQELEEFFARTGHPRAPRFYIMKWLTDYITEFGIDGYRVDTVKHTEEFVWQEFKQECDYAFAEYKKNNRDKVLDNNNFYLVGEVYNYAISDGKAFNFGNKKVNYFDKAFNSLINFEIKWNAKQMSEKDVFHKYDTILQNGLKGYGVLNYMTSHDDGQPFDKERKLPYKTATMLLLTPGTSQVYYGDESSRNLTIKGTVGDATLRSFMNWDDINNNEETKNILNYWQKLGQFRANHMAVGAGKHELISEENGLVFSRVRNNDKVVIGLNLPKGNKEITVSSIFENGEKVNDFYSNQTLEVKDGKVRFSSKDTVVLLEKK